In Arthrobacter sp. MN05-02, one genomic interval encodes:
- a CDS encoding GGDEF domain-containing protein: MTLDITTLRVAFGAIAITLFVLFYTVAFRQTRSAYSAWWCAAIAFFFIGSSGYLLDGTGHQVWANPLSNTLLVLGAVSVWAGARTLRTSKPAWLQLSAAPLLTLLASAVDNPATNTWSGGPVFLGMMSLTIGLASWELWRLPSSYSRVQAPLAVASGFLALLYLGRCVAFVAGGQDGYVFTTYFGSGITTLITMLLLVVVSFSAAALSAEQIATDLRTRADRDALTGLLNRSGFFDLASVQTDRLARTDRPGTLILADLDFFKSINDTHGHAAGDTVLKAFAAACAETVRSTDLVGRYGGEEFIFLLPGASVSRSEDITRDVSRALRGHSTPGGFEMPTVSYGIAAIEAADYDLDAAIAAADQALYAAKASGRNKSVRAIRPAGKGPGSSAEPPPGPLRVP, encoded by the coding sequence ATGACCCTGGACATCACGACACTGCGGGTGGCTTTCGGGGCCATCGCCATCACCCTCTTCGTGCTGTTCTACACCGTCGCCTTCCGCCAGACCCGGTCCGCCTACAGCGCGTGGTGGTGCGCCGCCATCGCCTTCTTCTTCATCGGGTCCTCCGGCTACCTGCTCGACGGCACGGGGCACCAGGTCTGGGCGAACCCGCTGTCCAACACGCTGCTGGTCCTGGGTGCGGTCAGTGTCTGGGCGGGCGCCCGGACACTGCGGACCAGCAAACCGGCCTGGCTCCAGTTGTCGGCGGCACCGCTCCTGACGCTGCTCGCCTCGGCGGTCGACAACCCCGCCACCAACACGTGGTCCGGCGGTCCGGTGTTCCTCGGCATGATGTCGCTGACCATCGGACTCGCCTCGTGGGAGCTGTGGCGGCTGCCCAGCAGCTACAGCAGGGTGCAGGCACCCCTGGCGGTCGCCTCCGGTTTCCTGGCGCTCCTCTACCTGGGCCGGTGCGTCGCGTTCGTGGCCGGCGGCCAGGACGGGTACGTCTTCACCACCTACTTCGGCTCGGGCATCACCACCCTGATCACCATGCTGCTGCTCGTCGTCGTGTCCTTCAGCGCCGCGGCGCTGAGTGCCGAGCAGATCGCCACCGACCTGCGCACGCGTGCCGACCGGGACGCGCTGACGGGGCTGCTCAACCGCTCGGGGTTCTTCGACCTCGCGTCCGTGCAGACGGACCGGCTCGCGCGGACGGACCGGCCCGGGACGCTGATCCTCGCCGACCTCGACTTCTTCAAGAGCATCAACGACACCCACGGCCATGCGGCGGGAGACACCGTCCTCAAGGCCTTCGCCGCCGCCTGCGCCGAGACCGTCCGCTCCACCGATCTCGTGGGCCGGTACGGGGGCGAGGAGTTCATCTTCCTGCTGCCCGGAGCCTCGGTGTCCAGGAGCGAGGACATCACCCGGGACGTGAGCAGGGCCCTGCGGGGACACTCCACGCCGGGCGGGTTCGAGATGCCGACCGTGAGCTACGGTATCGCCGCCATCGAAGCGGCGGACTACGATCTCGACGCAGCGATCGCCGCAGCCGACCAGGCGCTGTACGCCGCGAAGGCCAGCGGACGGAACAAATCGGTGCGCGCCATCCGCCCTGCGGGGAAGGGTCCGGGATCATCGGCCGAGCCGCCCCCGGGGCCGCTCCGGGTCCCGTAG